Genomic window (Vampirovibrionales bacterium):
TTTAATTGCGTTATTCCGCCATTGGCTTTGGATGGCCCACTGGTAACGATTCGGAAATTCTCCAAGGATCCGTTCAAGATTTCGGATTTAATCGCATTCGGCTCGCTAAACGAGCAAGCGGCGCAATTATTGCGTGGCTTTGTGGAAGCGCGGCTCAACATTGTCATCTCAGGCGGCACGGGCTCAGGGAAAACCACGCTGCTGAATGTTTTGTCCAGTTTTATCCCGGACGGCGAGCGGATTGTCACTATTGAAGACACCGCCGAACTGCAACTACAGCAGCGCCACGTCGCTCGAATGGAAACGCGCCCGATGAATATCGAGGGCAAAGGCGAAATTAATCAGCGCGATTTGGTAAAGAACGCCTTGAGGATGCGTCCTGAGCGCATTGTATTAGGCGAGTGTCGCGGCGGGGAAGCGCTGGACATGCTGCAAGCCATGAACACCGGTCATGATGGGTCTCTTACCACGCTTCACGCCAACAACCCCCGTGACGCCATCCGCCGCCTGGAAACCATGGTGATGATGGCTTCCATCCACTACCTAGAGTACACTCTGGGCGTGGGTTTCGCAAGTGGGGAGATCGGAAATTTCCGATCTTCGCATTTCTTTACAAGATCGCGCCCATATCCTGCTTATGAACCCGCCCTTGCAGAGTTTCGCGTGACAATTCCCGATAAATACTTGGCACGCCCAGAATGATCACCTGTTTGCGCGCCTCGTTAATCCAGTACACAATGACGCTCCCCTTGTGATGCAGCAGGCGCAGACCTGGCAGGATGTCATCATGGGCGCGATGCGCATGGGGGGCCTTGCTCAGGTCTTTAATTTTTCGTCGCAACTGGGCAAAGTATTTTTTAGCATGGGCTTTACCCCAGCGGCTTTCCGAATAGGCGCTCTCCCGCTCAAGCTCTTGCTGGGCCTCTGGCGTTACAACAATATGGTACACGTCAAGAGAGCCCTGCCTCCAAGCGATCAAACACGGTATCCACGTCTGTCAACGCGGCGGATCCGTCTTGCACCGCCTCCAGCCGTGCGCCCATCTCTGCGCGGAGCCAATGGATTTGCTCAGGGCCAAAGGCTGAGCGAGCCGAGAAGAAATCACGGAGAGCTTCGCGAATCACCTCGCTGGCGCTTTTATAGAAACCGCTGTCTACTTGCGCATGCACCATGTGTTCCAACTCTTCAGGCAGTGACACATGAATCGTCATAGACCAAGACCCCTCGTTCATTCAAATACCAGTAATCTTCATGATGACATGATGCGAAAAAATGTCAATCTTTCGCATAGAGGTATGGTTGCTCTCCTCCCTCTGTCTGGATCTATGTGGTTATCAGGGAACGAGTAGGAAAAAAGGGTGTAAATTGAAACTGTTGCGAGAGACGGTGTCTGCATCTATGTGGTTATCAGGGAACGAGTAGGTCCGGGCGGCGTCACCTCCCCCGTTGCG
Coding sequences:
- a CDS encoding CpaF family protein, with the translated sequence MSFTRRQWGQWGKPTDFSKDGGGAAESAAPTKPENASNTLSAGGFNQNTPVPSSHNATATRREPGRANKTPLNDDANAETEMKGRIHRRLIEEIDFSRLAEGDDAQIRTQVRHAIAQLLSEENSLLSASERERLIDEILNETMGLGPLEPLLRDDSITEIMINGPRMVFIERKGRLTESNVRFKDDGHLLQVIDRIVSAVGRRVDETQPLCDARLKDGSRFNCVIPPLALDGPLVTIRKFSKDPFKISDLIAFGSLNEQAAQLLRGFVEARLNIVISGGTGSGKTTLLNVLSSFIPDGERIVTIEDTAELQLQQRHVARMETRPMNIEGKGEINQRDLVKNALRMRPERIVLGECRGGEALDMLQAMNTGHDGSLTTLHANNPRDAIRRLETMVMMASIHYLEYTLGVGFASGEIGNFRSSHFFTRSRPYPAYEPALAEFRVTIPDKYLARPE
- a CDS encoding type II toxin-antitoxin system RelE/ParE family toxin; translated protein: MYHIVVTPEAQQELERESAYSESRWGKAHAKKYFAQLRRKIKDLSKAPHAHRAHDDILPGLRLLHHKGSVIVYWINEARKQVIILGVPSIYRELSRETLQGRVHKQDMGAIL
- a CDS encoding type II toxin-antitoxin system ParD family antitoxin codes for the protein MTIHVSLPEELEHMVHAQVDSGFYKSASEVIREALRDFFSARSAFGPEQIHWLRAEMGARLEAVQDGSAALTDVDTVFDRLEAGLS